A region from the Jaculus jaculus isolate mJacJac1 chromosome 18, mJacJac1.mat.Y.cur, whole genome shotgun sequence genome encodes:
- the Foxn2 gene encoding forkhead box protein N2 isoform X1 translates to MGPVIGMTPDKRAGAPGAEKVAGLCQIDRMGSLPEAANAAGPKATLVGSDSADDELTNLNWLHESTNLLTNFSLGREGLPVVSPLYDIGEGDDVPSFGQSCYQNPEKKSATSKPPYSFSLLIYMAIEHSPNKCLPVKDIYSWILDRFPYFATAPIGWKNSVRHNLSLNKCFQKVERSHSKVNGKGSLWCVDPEYKPNLMQALKKQPFSSPQSGSLSPHYLSSVLKQSQVRALKESDIDAATAMILLNTSIEHGILESEITGDPFIELPLSTGDKPLPLKTSLQNKRSYGHAFDPPGHGRAGHGDSEPAAAGVDPKADHNYSASSLGGRGSASSLSSGEDGGGLVPKSSRAGSEGFRSEDDTDGDDDDEPLADGGYGPRLPPARAGAPESGQEGPRAREPPGPEIDEELQEAAGSLLHLAGVRTCLGSLISAAQAQSRSPRRK, encoded by the exons ATGGGTCCAGTAATTGGAATGACTCCAGACAAGAGAGCTGGCGCCCCGGGAGCAGAGAAGGTCGCAGGGCTCTGCCAGATCGACCGGATGGGGAGCCTGCCCGAGGCTGCCAACGCTGCGGGCCCGAAGGCCACGCTGGTGGGCAGTGACTCGGCCGACGACGAGCTCACGAACTTGAACTGGCTTCACGAAAGCACTAACCTTCTCACAAACTTCAGCCTGGGGCGGGAGGGTCTTCCGGTGGTTAGCCCCTTGTACGACATAGGGGAGGGCGACGACGTGCCGTCTTTTGGGCAGTCTTGCTACCAGAACCCAGAGAAGAAATCGGCGACTTCGAAGCCTCCGTACTCCTTCAGTCTTCTCATTTATATGGCCATCGAGCACTCTCCAAATAAATGTTTGCCCGTCAAAGACATTTACAGCTGGATTCTGGACCGCTTCCCGTATTTTGCTACCGCGCCGATAGGCTGGAAGAACTCCGTGCGGCATAACCTGTCCCTGAACAAGTGCTTTCAGAAAGTAGAAAGAAGCCACAGCAAG GTTAATGGAAAAGGTTCCTTATGGTGTGTTGATCCAGAATATAAACCCAATCTTATGCAGGCTTTGAAGAAGCAACCCTTTTCTTCTCCACAAAG tggttccTTGTCGCCTCACTACCTAAGCTCCGTTCTCAAGCAGAGTCAGGTGCGCGCCCTCAAAG AGTCTGATATCGACGCTGCCACTGCAATGATACTTCTAAACACTTCTATAGAACACGGGATCCTAGAAT ccgaAATAACAGGTGACCCATTCATAGAGCTTCCGCTGTCCACAGGCGACAAGCCCCTTCCTCTGAAAACGTCCCTGCAGAACAAGAGGAGTTACGGCCACGCCTTTGACCCCCCGGGGCACGGCCGCGCGGGGCACGGGGACAGCGAGCCCGCGGCCGCCGGCGTGGACCCCAAGGCCGATCACAACTACAGCGCCAGCAGCCTGGGCGGCCGGGGCAGCGCGTCCTCCCTGTCCTCCGGCGAGGACGGGGGCGGCCTCGTCCCCAAGAGCAGCCGGGCGGGCAGCGAGGGCTTCCGCAGCGAGGACGACACCGACGGGGACGACGACGACGAGCCCCTCGCCGACGGCGGCTACGGCCCCCGGCTGCCCCCGGCCCGCGCCGGCGCCCCCGAGAGCGGGCAAGAGGGCCCGAGGGCGCGCGAGCCGCCGGGCCCGGAGATCGACGAGGAGCTGCAGGAGGCGGCGGGCTCGCTGCTGCACCTGGCCGGCGTGCGCACCTGCCTCGGCTCGCTGATCAGTGCCGCCCAGGCGCAGAGCCGCAGCCCCAGGAGGAAGTAG
- the Foxn2 gene encoding forkhead box protein N2 isoform X2, with translation MGPVIGMTPDKRAGAPGAEKVAGLCQIDRMGSLPEAANAAGPKATLVGSDSADDELTNLNWLHESTNLLTNFSLGREGLPVVSPLYDIGEGDDVPSFGQSCYQNPEKKSATSKPPYSFSLLIYMAIEHSPNKCLPVKDIYSWILDRFPYFATAPIGWKNSVRHNLSLNKCFQKVERSHSKVNGKGSLWCVDPEYKPNLMQALKKQPFSSPQSGSLSPHYLSSVLKQSQVRALKESDIDAATAMILLNTSIEHGILECDKPLPLKTSLQNKRSYGHAFDPPGHGRAGHGDSEPAAAGVDPKADHNYSASSLGGRGSASSLSSGEDGGGLVPKSSRAGSEGFRSEDDTDGDDDDEPLADGGYGPRLPPARAGAPESGQEGPRAREPPGPEIDEELQEAAGSLLHLAGVRTCLGSLISAAQAQSRSPRRK, from the exons ATGGGTCCAGTAATTGGAATGACTCCAGACAAGAGAGCTGGCGCCCCGGGAGCAGAGAAGGTCGCAGGGCTCTGCCAGATCGACCGGATGGGGAGCCTGCCCGAGGCTGCCAACGCTGCGGGCCCGAAGGCCACGCTGGTGGGCAGTGACTCGGCCGACGACGAGCTCACGAACTTGAACTGGCTTCACGAAAGCACTAACCTTCTCACAAACTTCAGCCTGGGGCGGGAGGGTCTTCCGGTGGTTAGCCCCTTGTACGACATAGGGGAGGGCGACGACGTGCCGTCTTTTGGGCAGTCTTGCTACCAGAACCCAGAGAAGAAATCGGCGACTTCGAAGCCTCCGTACTCCTTCAGTCTTCTCATTTATATGGCCATCGAGCACTCTCCAAATAAATGTTTGCCCGTCAAAGACATTTACAGCTGGATTCTGGACCGCTTCCCGTATTTTGCTACCGCGCCGATAGGCTGGAAGAACTCCGTGCGGCATAACCTGTCCCTGAACAAGTGCTTTCAGAAAGTAGAAAGAAGCCACAGCAAG GTTAATGGAAAAGGTTCCTTATGGTGTGTTGATCCAGAATATAAACCCAATCTTATGCAGGCTTTGAAGAAGCAACCCTTTTCTTCTCCACAAAG tggttccTTGTCGCCTCACTACCTAAGCTCCGTTCTCAAGCAGAGTCAGGTGCGCGCCCTCAAAG AGTCTGATATCGACGCTGCCACTGCAATGATACTTCTAAACACTTCTATAGAACACGGGATCCTAGAAT GCGACAAGCCCCTTCCTCTGAAAACGTCCCTGCAGAACAAGAGGAGTTACGGCCACGCCTTTGACCCCCCGGGGCACGGCCGCGCGGGGCACGGGGACAGCGAGCCCGCGGCCGCCGGCGTGGACCCCAAGGCCGATCACAACTACAGCGCCAGCAGCCTGGGCGGCCGGGGCAGCGCGTCCTCCCTGTCCTCCGGCGAGGACGGGGGCGGCCTCGTCCCCAAGAGCAGCCGGGCGGGCAGCGAGGGCTTCCGCAGCGAGGACGACACCGACGGGGACGACGACGACGAGCCCCTCGCCGACGGCGGCTACGGCCCCCGGCTGCCCCCGGCCCGCGCCGGCGCCCCCGAGAGCGGGCAAGAGGGCCCGAGGGCGCGCGAGCCGCCGGGCCCGGAGATCGACGAGGAGCTGCAGGAGGCGGCGGGCTCGCTGCTGCACCTGGCCGGCGTGCGCACCTGCCTCGGCTCGCTGATCAGTGCCGCCCAGGCGCAGAGCCGCAGCCCCAGGAGGAAGTAG